A genome region from Sebastes umbrosus isolate fSebUmb1 chromosome 22, fSebUmb1.pri, whole genome shotgun sequence includes the following:
- the LOC119481760 gene encoding uncharacterized protein LOC119481760 isoform X2, whose protein sequence is MALVVSTAEMLRGVVVEKLTAAAQEILAVVERTVTGYEEEAAGLRREIELQRRQLEDMMLLQPQRRQLEDMMLLQPQRRQLEDMMLLQPQRRQLEDMMLLQPQRRQLEDMMLLQPQMELLQDQKLQPLIKQETADDQFPVCQPTGGGRGDGGGGGGGDGRGGGGGGGGGGGDGGDGGGGGGGGGRLPEEEEQLKHELSVKDTWSLVCHTEVQREEGKGDEDEEEEEEERPTLSSTQDQHQHQDQDQHQHQHQHQDQDQHQHQHQHQDQDQDQHQDHLTEPDYEVASRLLPPTVQSDRRKRGRPRTSEPPDHVDLKIRILEDSRIQVLSASVFKKYPVQEVRCSRGLQEADFLDLLKSTFPQLAAHKPFDVFTTNRRKRLQPITAETLTPESCRSTGHSALYFRLKAQEEVPAREEELPDSSSTSDQTELNTSSTSQRKGGGRRRRRRRHSGVQMMFCEVCRALHASTSMLIKHSWSHVDDPERLCGLCGEHLESADELRAHLQSHQKTHSCNICGKSFLSIAGLNGHVARHNVRSNVFAEESQVGPCRAEAAQM, encoded by the exons ATGGCTCTAGTCGTGTCTACAGCCGAGATGCTGAGAGGAGTCGTCGTAGAGAAGCTGACTGCAGCAGCTCAGGAGATCTTAGCGGTGGTGGAGAGAACTGTGACCGGATACGAGGAGGAGGCTGCAGGTCTGAGGAGAGAGATCGAGCTGCAGAGGAGACAACTGGAGGACATGATGCTGCTGCAACCTCAGAGGAGACAACTGGAGGACATGATGCTGCTGCAACCTCAGAGGAGACAACTGGAGGACATGATGCTGCTGCAACCTCAGAGGAGACAACTGGAGGACATGATGCTGCTGCAACCTCAGAGGAGACAACTGGAGGACATGATGCTGCTGCAACCTCAGatggagctgctgcaggaccAGAAGCTGCAGCCTCTCATCAAACAGGAGACAGCAG ATGACCAGTTTCCTGTCTGCCAGCCaactggaggaggaagaggagatggaggaggaggaggaggaggagacggaagaggaggaggaggaggaggaggaggaggaggaggagacggaggagacggaggaggaggaggaggaggaggaggaagactccctgaagaggaagagcagcTCAAACATGAGCTGA GTGTGAAGGACACCTGGAGCCTCGTCTGTCACACGGAGGTACAGAGGGAGGAAGGTAAAGGTgatgaagacgaggaggaggaggaggaggagcgaccGACGCTGAGCTCCACGCaggaccagcaccagcaccaggaccaggaccagcaccagcaccagcaccagcaccaggaccaggaccagcaccagcaccagcaccagcaccaggaccaggaccaggaccagcacCAGGATCATCTCACAGAACCAGATTATGAAGTCGCATCAAG GTTATTGCCGCCCACGGTTCAGTCTGACAGGAGGAAGCGTGGCAGACCTCGGACCAGTGAACCACCGGACCACGTAGACCTCAAGATCCGCATCCTGGAGGACTCCCGGATCCAGGTGCTCTCCGCCAGCG TGTTCAAGAAGTACCCGGTGCAGGAGGTCCGGTGTTCCCGAGGCCTGCAGGAGGCCGACTTCCTGGACCTGCTGAAGTCCACCTTCCCTCAGCTGGCTGCTCACAAACCGTTCGACGTCTTCACCACCAACCGGAGGAAGAGGCTCCAGCCAATCACGGCCGAGACGCTGACGCCggagagctgcaggagcacGGGGCATTCTGCCCTCTACTTCCGACTGAAG GCACAAGAGGAAGTCCCGGCGAGAGAGGAAGAGCTTCCGGATTCTTCCTCGACTTCTGATCAAACCGAGCTGAACACGAG CTCGACATCACAGCgtaaaggaggagggaggaggaggaggaggaggagacattcAGGAGTCCAAATGATGTTCTGTGAAGTGTGCCGAGCTCTGCACGCGTCGACCAGCATGTTGATCAAACACTCCTGGAGTCACGTGGACGATCCGGAGAGGCTTTGTGGTCTATGCGGAGAACATTTAGAGTCTGCGGACGAGCTGAGGGCTCATCTTCAGAGTCACCAGAAGACACACAGCTGTAACATCTGCGGAAAGTCTTTCCTCTCCATCGCCGGCCTCAACGGACACGTCGCCCGGCACAACGTCCGCTCAAATGTCTTCGCTGAGGAATCACAAGTGGGTCCGTGCAGAGCAGAGGCCGcacaaatgtga
- the LOC119481760 gene encoding zinc finger protein 510-like isoform X1 has translation MALVVSTAEMLRGVVVEKLTAAAQEILAVVERTVTGYEEEAAGLRREIELQRRQLEDMMLLQPQRRQLEDMMLLQPQRRQLEDMMLLQPQRRQLEDMMLLQPQRRQLEDMMLLQPQMELLQDQKLQPLIKQETADDQFPVCQPTGGGRGDGGGGGGGDGRGGGGGGGGGGGDGGDGGGGGGGGGRLPEEEEQLKHELSVKDTWSLVCHTEVQREEGKGDEDEEEEEEERPTLSSTQDQHQHQDQDQHQHQHQHQDQDQHQHQHQHQDQDQDQHQDHLTEPDYEVASRLLPPTVQSDRRKRGRPRTSEPPDHVDLKIRILEDSRIQVLSASVFKKYPVQEVRCSRGLQEADFLDLLKSTFPQLAAHKPFDVFTTNRRKRLQPITAETLTPESCRSTGHSALYFRLKAQEEVPAREEELPDSSSTSDQTELNTSSSTSQRKGGGRRRRRRRHSGVQMMFCEVCRALHASTSMLIKHSWSHVDDPERLCGLCGEHLESADELRAHLQSHQKTHSCNICGKSFLSIAGLNGHVARHNVRSNVFAEESQVGPCRAEAAQM, from the exons ATGGCTCTAGTCGTGTCTACAGCCGAGATGCTGAGAGGAGTCGTCGTAGAGAAGCTGACTGCAGCAGCTCAGGAGATCTTAGCGGTGGTGGAGAGAACTGTGACCGGATACGAGGAGGAGGCTGCAGGTCTGAGGAGAGAGATCGAGCTGCAGAGGAGACAACTGGAGGACATGATGCTGCTGCAACCTCAGAGGAGACAACTGGAGGACATGATGCTGCTGCAACCTCAGAGGAGACAACTGGAGGACATGATGCTGCTGCAACCTCAGAGGAGACAACTGGAGGACATGATGCTGCTGCAACCTCAGAGGAGACAACTGGAGGACATGATGCTGCTGCAACCTCAGatggagctgctgcaggaccAGAAGCTGCAGCCTCTCATCAAACAGGAGACAGCAG ATGACCAGTTTCCTGTCTGCCAGCCaactggaggaggaagaggagatggaggaggaggaggaggaggagacggaagaggaggaggaggaggaggaggaggaggaggaggagacggaggagacggaggaggaggaggaggaggaggaggaagactccctgaagaggaagagcagcTCAAACATGAGCTGA GTGTGAAGGACACCTGGAGCCTCGTCTGTCACACGGAGGTACAGAGGGAGGAAGGTAAAGGTgatgaagacgaggaggaggaggaggaggagcgaccGACGCTGAGCTCCACGCaggaccagcaccagcaccaggaccaggaccagcaccagcaccagcaccagcaccaggaccaggaccagcaccagcaccagcaccagcaccaggaccaggaccaggaccagcacCAGGATCATCTCACAGAACCAGATTATGAAGTCGCATCAAG GTTATTGCCGCCCACGGTTCAGTCTGACAGGAGGAAGCGTGGCAGACCTCGGACCAGTGAACCACCGGACCACGTAGACCTCAAGATCCGCATCCTGGAGGACTCCCGGATCCAGGTGCTCTCCGCCAGCG TGTTCAAGAAGTACCCGGTGCAGGAGGTCCGGTGTTCCCGAGGCCTGCAGGAGGCCGACTTCCTGGACCTGCTGAAGTCCACCTTCCCTCAGCTGGCTGCTCACAAACCGTTCGACGTCTTCACCACCAACCGGAGGAAGAGGCTCCAGCCAATCACGGCCGAGACGCTGACGCCggagagctgcaggagcacGGGGCATTCTGCCCTCTACTTCCGACTGAAG GCACAAGAGGAAGTCCCGGCGAGAGAGGAAGAGCTTCCGGATTCTTCCTCGACTTCTGATCAAACCGAGCTGAACACGAG CAGCTCGACATCACAGCgtaaaggaggagggaggaggaggaggaggaggagacattcAGGAGTCCAAATGATGTTCTGTGAAGTGTGCCGAGCTCTGCACGCGTCGACCAGCATGTTGATCAAACACTCCTGGAGTCACGTGGACGATCCGGAGAGGCTTTGTGGTCTATGCGGAGAACATTTAGAGTCTGCGGACGAGCTGAGGGCTCATCTTCAGAGTCACCAGAAGACACACAGCTGTAACATCTGCGGAAAGTCTTTCCTCTCCATCGCCGGCCTCAACGGACACGTCGCCCGGCACAACGTCCGCTCAAATGTCTTCGCTGAGGAATCACAAGTGGGTCCGTGCAGAGCAGAGGCCGcacaaatgtga
- the LOC119481760 gene encoding zinc finger protein 510-like isoform X3, whose product MALVVSTAEMLRGVVVEKLTAAAQEILAVVERTVTGYEEEAAGLRREIELQRRQLEDMMLLQPQRRQLEDMMLLQPQRRQLEDMMLLQPQRRQLEDMMLLQPQMELLQDQKLQPLIKQETADDQFPVCQPTGGGRGDGGGGGGGDGRGGGGGGGGGGGDGGDGGGGGGGGGRLPEEEEQLKHELSVKDTWSLVCHTEVQREEGKGDEDEEEEEEERPTLSSTQDQHQHQDQDQHQHQHQHQDQDQHQHQHQHQDQDQDQHQDHLTEPDYEVASRLLPPTVQSDRRKRGRPRTSEPPDHVDLKIRILEDSRIQVLSASVFKKYPVQEVRCSRGLQEADFLDLLKSTFPQLAAHKPFDVFTTNRRKRLQPITAETLTPESCRSTGHSALYFRLKAQEEVPAREEELPDSSSTSDQTELNTSSSTSQRKGGGRRRRRRRHSGVQMMFCEVCRALHASTSMLIKHSWSHVDDPERLCGLCGEHLESADELRAHLQSHQKTHSCNICGKSFLSIAGLNGHVARHNVRSNVFAEESQVGPCRAEAAQM is encoded by the exons ATGGCTCTAGTCGTGTCTACAGCCGAGATGCTGAGAGGAGTCGTCGTAGAGAAGCTGACTGCAGCAGCTCAGGAGATCTTAGCGGTGGTGGAGAGAACTGTGACCGGATACGAGGAGGAGGCTGCAGGTCTGAGGAGAGAGATCGAGCTGCAGAGGAGACAACTGGAGGAC ATGATGCTGCTGCAACCTCAGAGGAGACAACTGGAGGACATGATGCTGCTGCAACCTCAGAGGAGACAACTGGAGGACATGATGCTGCTGCAACCTCAGAGGAGACAACTGGAGGACATGATGCTGCTGCAACCTCAGatggagctgctgcaggaccAGAAGCTGCAGCCTCTCATCAAACAGGAGACAGCAG ATGACCAGTTTCCTGTCTGCCAGCCaactggaggaggaagaggagatggaggaggaggaggaggaggagacggaagaggaggaggaggaggaggaggaggaggaggaggagacggaggagacggaggaggaggaggaggaggaggaggaagactccctgaagaggaagagcagcTCAAACATGAGCTGA GTGTGAAGGACACCTGGAGCCTCGTCTGTCACACGGAGGTACAGAGGGAGGAAGGTAAAGGTgatgaagacgaggaggaggaggaggaggagcgaccGACGCTGAGCTCCACGCaggaccagcaccagcaccaggaccaggaccagcaccagcaccagcaccagcaccaggaccaggaccagcaccagcaccagcaccagcaccaggaccaggaccaggaccagcacCAGGATCATCTCACAGAACCAGATTATGAAGTCGCATCAAG GTTATTGCCGCCCACGGTTCAGTCTGACAGGAGGAAGCGTGGCAGACCTCGGACCAGTGAACCACCGGACCACGTAGACCTCAAGATCCGCATCCTGGAGGACTCCCGGATCCAGGTGCTCTCCGCCAGCG TGTTCAAGAAGTACCCGGTGCAGGAGGTCCGGTGTTCCCGAGGCCTGCAGGAGGCCGACTTCCTGGACCTGCTGAAGTCCACCTTCCCTCAGCTGGCTGCTCACAAACCGTTCGACGTCTTCACCACCAACCGGAGGAAGAGGCTCCAGCCAATCACGGCCGAGACGCTGACGCCggagagctgcaggagcacGGGGCATTCTGCCCTCTACTTCCGACTGAAG GCACAAGAGGAAGTCCCGGCGAGAGAGGAAGAGCTTCCGGATTCTTCCTCGACTTCTGATCAAACCGAGCTGAACACGAG CAGCTCGACATCACAGCgtaaaggaggagggaggaggaggaggaggaggagacattcAGGAGTCCAAATGATGTTCTGTGAAGTGTGCCGAGCTCTGCACGCGTCGACCAGCATGTTGATCAAACACTCCTGGAGTCACGTGGACGATCCGGAGAGGCTTTGTGGTCTATGCGGAGAACATTTAGAGTCTGCGGACGAGCTGAGGGCTCATCTTCAGAGTCACCAGAAGACACACAGCTGTAACATCTGCGGAAAGTCTTTCCTCTCCATCGCCGGCCTCAACGGACACGTCGCCCGGCACAACGTCCGCTCAAATGTCTTCGCTGAGGAATCACAAGTGGGTCCGTGCAGAGCAGAGGCCGcacaaatgtga